The following are from one region of the Capsicum annuum cultivar UCD-10X-F1 chromosome 1, UCD10Xv1.1, whole genome shotgun sequence genome:
- the LOC107848768 gene encoding uncharacterized protein LOC107848768 yields the protein MATLQLALLGRNKIGLVDGSCTKESVNEELWGQWERVNAIVLSWLLNSVSKNLLGGVAFAFSAYSVWEDLRERFDRAEVIPASHGINKSYNQARSQILLMDPVPSVNQSYVMIVSDECQKFVASSSGSIGMNTIMANGMDPMVMYSRNSGFNGRN from the exons ATGGCCACATTACAGTTAGCGTTACTTGGTCGCAATAAGATTGGTCTAGTTGATGGTTCTTGTACCAAGGAAAGTGTTAATGAAGAACTATGGGGGCAATGGGAGAGGGTAAATGCAATTGTACTTTCTTGGTTGTTAAATTCTGTTTCTAAGAATCTTCTTGGAGGGGTAGCGTTTGCTTTTTCTGCTTATAGTGTTTGGGAAGATTTAAGAGAAAGGTTTGATAGG GCAGAAGTTATACCAGCTTCTCATGGGATTAATAAAAGCTATAATCAAGCAAGAAGTCAAATATTGCTCATGGATCCAGTTCCTAGTGTGAATCAGTCTTATGTTATGATAGTCAGTGATGAATGCCAAAAATTTGTAGCATCTAGTAGTGGTAGTATTGGAATGAACACAATAATGGCAAATGGTATGGATCCCATGGTTATGTACTCAAGAAATAGTGGTTTCAATGGCAGAAATTAG